One Phocaeicola dorei genomic region harbors:
- a CDS encoding PASTA domain-containing protein — protein MVTFKEFFSFKNNRFFWLNLIAMVVVIVAAPLGTLQWLDNYTRHGEAVVVPDVKGMNLRIAENELDKQSLKSIVIDSSYVKGIAPGAILEQNPAGGSKVKSGRTVYLTVNADSAPKVAIPDIMDNSSLRQAEAKLRALGFKITEPEYISGEKDWVYSIKYRGRDLKAGEKIPHEAVLTLTVGNGNETMPEDSALVNESGTANDDKPVVDESWF, from the coding sequence ATGGTAACATTCAAAGAATTCTTTTCATTCAAGAATAACCGCTTCTTCTGGCTCAATCTGATAGCGATGGTAGTGGTCATTGTGGCAGCACCTTTGGGAACCCTTCAATGGCTGGACAACTATACACGCCACGGCGAAGCAGTGGTAGTGCCCGATGTAAAAGGAATGAATCTGCGGATTGCAGAAAATGAACTCGACAAGCAGTCACTAAAATCAATCGTCATAGACTCCAGCTATGTAAAAGGAATAGCCCCCGGTGCTATTTTGGAACAGAATCCCGCCGGTGGCTCCAAGGTGAAGTCGGGCAGAACCGTCTATCTGACCGTCAATGCAGACAGCGCCCCCAAGGTAGCCATTCCCGATATCATGGATAATAGTTCTCTCCGCCAAGCCGAAGCTAAATTACGTGCGTTAGGTTTTAAAATAACCGAACCCGAATATATCAGCGGCGAAAAAGACTGGGTATACAGCATAAAATACCGAGGACGCGACTTGAAAGCCGGAGAAAAGATTCCTCACGAAGCCGTACTGACCCTCACGGTAGGCAACGGCAATGAAACCATGCCCGAAGATTCTGCATTGGTAAATGAATCCGGAACTGCGAACGATGACAAACCTGTGGTAGACGAATCCTGGTTTTAA
- a CDS encoding RluA family pseudouridine synthase codes for MREEYVDELDDTLDDVEPVVDNPAELYEHFRVVVDKGQSQVRVDKYLFERLVNSSRNRIQKAADAGLIMANGKPVKSSYKVKPCDVLTVMMDRPRYDNDIIPEDIPLDIVYEDNDLMVINKPAGLVVHPGCGNYHGTLVNAIAWHLKDNPRYDPNDPQVGLVHRIDKDTSGLLVVAKTPDAKTHLGLQFYNKTTKRKYNALVWGIVENNEGTIEGNIGRNPKDRMQMAVLSDPAQGKHAVTHYRVLERLGYVTLVECVLETGRTHQIRVHMKHIGHTLFNDERYGGNEILKGTHFSKYKQFVNNCFETCPRQALHAMTLGFVHPRTGEEMFFTSPLPEDMTNLIDKWRNYISNREEL; via the coding sequence ATGAGAGAAGAATATGTGGATGAACTAGACGACACACTGGATGATGTGGAACCGGTAGTGGACAACCCCGCCGAACTGTATGAACATTTCCGTGTAGTAGTAGACAAAGGACAGTCACAGGTGCGCGTGGACAAATATTTGTTCGAACGGCTTGTCAACTCTTCGCGCAACCGTATTCAGAAGGCTGCCGACGCCGGCCTCATCATGGCGAACGGCAAACCGGTGAAAAGCAGTTATAAAGTAAAGCCTTGCGACGTGCTGACGGTGATGATGGACCGTCCACGTTATGATAATGATATCATTCCCGAAGATATTCCACTGGATATAGTCTATGAGGACAACGATTTGATGGTAATCAACAAACCGGCCGGACTGGTAGTGCATCCGGGATGCGGAAACTACCACGGTACGCTGGTCAACGCCATAGCATGGCATCTGAAAGACAACCCCAGATACGACCCTAACGATCCGCAAGTGGGATTAGTCCACCGTATAGACAAAGACACCTCGGGCCTGCTCGTGGTAGCCAAGACCCCCGATGCCAAGACTCATCTGGGACTTCAGTTCTACAACAAGACCACTAAACGTAAATACAATGCTCTGGTATGGGGTATCGTAGAAAATAACGAAGGAACCATAGAAGGGAATATAGGGCGCAACCCCAAAGACCGCATGCAAATGGCTGTACTGAGTGACCCCGCCCAAGGAAAGCACGCCGTCACCCACTACCGGGTACTGGAACGTCTGGGCTATGTCACGCTGGTAGAGTGTGTGCTTGAAACGGGACGCACCCACCAGATACGTGTCCACATGAAGCACATCGGGCACACGCTGTTCAATGATGAGCGTTATGGCGGAAACGAAATTTTAAAAGGAACTCATTTTAGTAAATACAAACAATTCGTAAACAACTGTTTCGAGACCTGCCCCCGCCAGGCATTACACGCCATGACGCTGGGCTTTGTCCATCCCCGTACAGGCGAAGAGATGTTCTTCACCTCTCCGCTGCCCGAGGATATGACAAACCTGATAGACAAGTGGAGAAACTATATCAGTAACAGAGAAGAACTATGA
- a CDS encoding 1-acyl-sn-glycerol-3-phosphate acyltransferase — protein sequence MNIPAEFNEIRPYTPEELPQIYEELIADPVFRTVVESVMPGVPFEGLAMKMRQCKTNLEFQKAFFYGLLWDLVKKTANGLTFDCSALSDLTRNYTFISNHRDIILDSAFLSILLIDKGMTTVEIAIGDNLLIYPWIHKLVRVNKSFIVKRGLNMRQKLEASALMSRYMHFAMKEKHENLWIAQRQGRAKDSNDRTQDSVLKMMAMAGEGDVTERLKELNIVPLAISYEYDPCDFLKAKELQQKRDDPYFQKSPEDDLINMQTGLYGYKGRIHFQTSACLNHELDELKEHNLPKCDLFTAISETIDRHIHSSYRLFAGNYVACDLLMGDNRFTAEYTEEEKEHFENYMEQQIAKVDLHNKDASFLRHALLTMYANPLINYLKAAKG from the coding sequence ATGAACATACCAGCTGAATTTAACGAGATTCGTCCGTACACTCCCGAAGAGTTACCGCAAATCTATGAAGAATTAATCGCTGACCCCGTTTTCCGGACAGTGGTAGAGTCTGTTATGCCGGGCGTACCTTTCGAAGGTCTTGCCATGAAGATGCGTCAATGCAAAACAAACCTGGAATTCCAAAAAGCGTTCTTTTACGGACTGTTATGGGATTTGGTGAAAAAAACAGCCAACGGACTGACATTCGACTGTTCCGCCTTGTCTGACTTAACCCGGAACTACACTTTCATCTCCAATCATCGTGACATTATTCTGGATTCGGCTTTTCTATCTATCCTACTGATAGACAAAGGAATGACCACCGTAGAAATCGCCATCGGCGACAACCTGCTCATCTACCCATGGATTCATAAGCTGGTACGTGTCAATAAATCATTCATCGTGAAACGCGGCCTCAACATGCGGCAGAAACTGGAAGCATCTGCTTTGATGTCGCGCTACATGCATTTCGCCATGAAGGAAAAACATGAGAATTTATGGATAGCGCAACGTCAGGGACGTGCCAAAGATTCCAATGACCGTACCCAAGACAGTGTATTGAAAATGATGGCCATGGCAGGTGAAGGCGATGTCACCGAAAGACTGAAAGAACTGAACATCGTTCCGCTCGCTATCTCTTATGAATATGACCCATGCGATTTCCTGAAAGCCAAGGAATTACAACAGAAACGGGATGATCCCTATTTCCAGAAAAGTCCCGAAGACGACCTGATCAATATGCAGACCGGCCTTTACGGATACAAAGGACGCATCCATTTCCAGACTTCCGCCTGTCTGAATCATGAACTGGACGAACTGAAAGAACACAATTTGCCTAAATGTGATTTGTTTACCGCCATATCGGAAACCATAGACCGGCATATACACAGCAGTTACCGCTTGTTTGCAGGTAATTATGTGGCGTGTGACCTCTTGATGGGAGACAACCGTTTCACGGCCGAGTACACAGAAGAAGAAAAAGAGCATTTTGAAAACTACATGGAACAACAGATTGCCAAAGTAGACCTTCACAATAAAGATGCCTCTTTCCTGCGCCATGCTTTGCTGACTATGTATGCCAATCCGCTCATCAATTACCTGAAAGCGGCAAAAGGATAA
- a CDS encoding GDSL-type esterase/lipase family protein — MKLKLSILTILLFFLSASFPLAAQKAPQPFDIDTPSLRVFLPAPELATGRAIVACPGGGYGGLAVNHEGYDWAPYFNKQGIALIVLKYRMPHGDRTLPISDAEAAMKMARDSADVWNLNPYDIGIMGSSAGGHLASTIATHTRPELRPNFQILFYPVITMDKSYTHIGSHDNLLGKDASAELETEFSNEKQVTKETPRAFIAYSDDDKTVPPANGVNYYLGLHKNHVPAVLHIYASGGHGWGIRENFIYKNEMLNDLSAWLRSFKAPRKDAVRVACVGNSITYGARIKNRSHDSYPAVLGRLLGDKYWVKNFGVSARTMLNKGDHPYMKEQAYQQALAFNPNIVVIKLGTNDSKSFNWVYKADFIKDTQTMIDAFKALPSQPEIYLCYPSKAYLTGESINDDIISKEIIPMIKKVAKKNKLPVIDLHSAMDGMPELFPDHIHPNEEGAKVMAKAVYDAIKK; from the coding sequence ATGAAACTAAAACTTTCTATTTTAACAATCCTGCTGTTCTTCTTATCAGCCTCTTTTCCCTTGGCCGCCCAAAAGGCTCCCCAACCGTTTGATATTGACACCCCTTCGCTCCGCGTCTTCCTTCCGGCTCCCGAGCTAGCGACAGGCCGTGCCATAGTAGCCTGTCCGGGTGGCGGATATGGCGGACTGGCTGTCAACCACGAAGGCTATGACTGGGCACCTTACTTCAACAAACAAGGCATCGCACTGATTGTACTGAAATATAGGATGCCTCATGGTGACCGCACTCTCCCCATCTCGGACGCCGAAGCTGCCATGAAAATGGCACGCGACAGTGCCGATGTATGGAATCTGAATCCATATGATATAGGTATAATGGGCTCCTCTGCCGGAGGGCATCTAGCTTCAACCATCGCCACACATACCCGCCCCGAACTCCGCCCTAACTTTCAAATCCTATTCTATCCTGTCATCACCATGGATAAATCCTATACTCACATAGGGTCTCACGATAATCTTTTAGGTAAAGACGCTTCCGCCGAACTGGAAACCGAATTTTCCAATGAGAAACAAGTAACCAAAGAAACTCCCCGCGCCTTTATCGCCTACAGTGACGATGACAAGACAGTTCCTCCTGCCAATGGAGTAAATTATTACCTAGGGCTACACAAGAATCATGTACCAGCCGTACTCCATATTTATGCCAGTGGCGGACATGGCTGGGGTATCCGCGAAAACTTCATTTACAAGAATGAGATGTTAAACGATTTATCTGCCTGGTTGCGCAGTTTCAAAGCTCCCCGTAAAGATGCTGTCCGTGTAGCCTGTGTAGGCAACAGCATTACTTACGGAGCAAGAATCAAAAACCGGAGCCACGACAGCTACCCCGCCGTTCTAGGCCGTTTGTTAGGAGATAAATACTGGGTGAAAAACTTTGGAGTCAGCGCACGTACTATGCTGAATAAAGGTGATCACCCTTATATGAAAGAACAAGCTTATCAACAAGCATTGGCGTTCAACCCCAATATCGTTGTTATCAAACTAGGAACTAATGACAGCAAGTCATTTAACTGGGTATATAAAGCAGATTTCATAAAAGATACACAGACCATGATTGACGCCTTTAAAGCCCTTCCCTCACAACCTGAAATCTATCTATGCTATCCTTCAAAGGCATATCTTACCGGAGAAAGCATTAATGATGATATCATCTCAAAAGAGATTATACCTATGATTAAGAAGGTTGCCAAGAAAAACAAGCTGCCTGTCATTGACCTTCACAGCGCAATGGATGGAATGCCGGAATTATTCCCCGATCATATCCATCCCAATGAAGAAGGAGCGAAGGTGATGGCAAAAGCTGTTTATGATGCTATAAAAAAATAA
- a CDS encoding RNA recognition motif domain-containing protein, whose translation MNMYVGNLSYNVKEVDLREVMEEYGTVGSVKLIVDRDTRRSKGFAFVEMPETSEASNAIKQLNGVEYAGRPMVVKEALPRN comes from the coding sequence ATGAATATGTATGTTGGAAACCTTAGCTACAACGTTAAGGAAGTAGATTTGAGAGAAGTTATGGAAGAGTATGGAACAGTAGGCTCAGTCAAGTTAATCGTTGACCGTGATACAAGAAGATCAAAAGGTTTCGCTTTTGTCGAAATGCCGGAAACTTCAGAAGCCTCAAACGCTATCAAACAGTTGAACGGTGTAGAATATGCCGGCCGTCCAATGGTAGTAAAAGAAGCCTTACCCAGAAATTAA
- a CDS encoding hybrid sensor histidine kinase/response regulator transcription factor, whose product MKTSAHNIRILSLLLLFILLHSISEAKQYFFQQIPSQNGLSSMVRCMEVSQEKGYVWIGTRSGIGRFDGYEQRRYLRGNVTHILEDEEHTIWVITEKGVFRYNEIEDNFILVRDKDNNPVIASSLCLWEDGVIFGGRGRLYKYNYEDHIINLFHTLKPNGKYHISNLYQWDSHTLLATNRWAKALFIDIATGNTRPVPFNSEQIISLLIDRKGNVWVAHYNQGVSCYGRNGKQLQTYHTQNSPLKTNVVLSLEEHNGQIWMGTDGGGIHILNPQTGKISTLRYIPGDRYSLPANSILCLYNDKSNNMWAGSVRNGLINIKEVGMKTYQDVLPGQNYGLSEKTILSIYQDNDNQIWIGTDGGGINLFDPATGKFHHILSTWEEKVASITGMDKNHLLVSLFSQGLFVFHKETHRYQPLVIINDSINDILCHRGKTVNVYQNTPETILMLSETPYKYHIGKKQFIPITKGKGITDIVGTLLPINSTGEDCYLHDLEHIYKINSSLNELELIFTCQTDTVFNSVSLDENGLLWIGSNYGLSYYNPVTKQYTLVPNTLINEISSLICDRQGRVWIGTEEKLFAYLIKEKKFILFGEPDGVVQNEYLEKPRLLSSSGDIYMGGVNGLLHINRHLPDEPALLPTLQLADILVGGERVYDRISNDHQLSVNEKSKPIIIKIITRNKDIFRKPMYRYTITGLNGQNIYSYLPEINLSSLPTGSYHIKAACSTRNGDWTADYDILTLIVLPPWYKSGWFILSCTLFIFVSVILIFILLLRNKETKLKWAMKEHEQQVYEEKVRFLINISHEFRTPLTLIHAPLKQLMDKLTADNENYPLIQSICKQSERMKNILNTVLNVRKMEVGQSTLHVQSIQLDEWAEQLISDFKPEASVRGITLVYQPEPEIQTLCFDKEKCTTILTNLLINALKYTPDESTISISTRLSEDKTRVRISISDQGPGLKDVDTNNLFVRFYQGNNSRPGTGIGLSYSKILVEQHGGNIGAYDNKNFGSPGATFWFELPLNTEPGNITLHPQEYLNTLLAPTQETESIPKQQEENKTAPNHTLLVVDDNKDLTDYLATALKDRFKTIWVAADGEEALRLCRKKRPHIVVSDIQMPRMNGYELCKQIKEDLEISHIPVILLTARNDEESQLYGYKNGADAYVTKPFEVSMLYAIICSQLHNRERMRTRYTDIGPLPPPEEGTFSSADEEFLNRLNQIITEHLDNEQLGIPFICDKIGISRASLYNKLKALTDMGANDYITQIRMERAIWLILHTELSVNDIADKTGFSTARYFSTVFKQHTGCSPTQYREKPPVSTQ is encoded by the coding sequence ATGAAAACATCTGCCCACAACATACGAATCCTGTCCTTGCTCCTTCTATTCATTCTATTACATTCTATATCAGAAGCCAAACAATACTTTTTCCAACAAATTCCCTCTCAAAACGGACTTTCCTCCATGGTACGCTGTATGGAAGTCAGTCAGGAAAAAGGATATGTCTGGATAGGGACACGCTCAGGAATCGGACGATTCGACGGTTACGAACAGCGAAGATATCTGCGCGGTAATGTCACACATATTTTGGAAGATGAAGAACATACCATTTGGGTCATCACAGAAAAGGGAGTATTCCGCTACAATGAAATAGAAGACAATTTTATCCTTGTGCGGGATAAAGACAACAATCCGGTAATAGCCAGTTCTCTTTGCCTATGGGAGGACGGAGTAATCTTCGGGGGAAGAGGAAGACTATATAAATACAACTATGAAGACCATATTATCAACCTGTTCCATACGTTGAAACCGAACGGCAAGTATCATATTTCCAATCTTTACCAATGGGATTCCCACACTCTCCTAGCCACCAACCGATGGGCAAAAGCTTTATTTATTGATATCGCTACGGGCAACACCCGTCCTGTTCCCTTCAACAGTGAACAGATTATCTCATTGTTGATTGATAGAAAAGGAAATGTATGGGTAGCTCATTACAATCAGGGAGTAAGCTGTTATGGCCGTAATGGAAAACAATTACAGACCTATCATACACAAAATTCTCCTCTCAAAACCAATGTAGTGCTATCATTAGAAGAGCATAATGGACAAATATGGATGGGTACAGACGGCGGAGGAATCCATATTCTCAATCCGCAGACCGGCAAGATATCGACATTGAGGTATATTCCGGGAGATCGTTACTCCTTGCCTGCCAACTCTATTCTTTGTCTATATAACGACAAAAGCAACAATATGTGGGCGGGAAGTGTACGCAATGGATTAATCAATATTAAAGAGGTAGGAATGAAAACTTATCAAGACGTGCTGCCGGGACAGAATTACGGGCTGAGCGAGAAAACAATCCTGTCCATTTATCAAGACAATGACAACCAAATATGGATCGGAACAGACGGAGGCGGTATCAACCTCTTCGACCCGGCCACCGGAAAGTTTCATCACATACTTTCTACCTGGGAAGAAAAGGTAGCTTCCATCACCGGCATGGACAAAAACCATCTACTGGTTTCGCTATTCAGCCAAGGCTTGTTTGTCTTTCATAAAGAAACCCACCGATATCAGCCACTTGTCATTATCAACGACAGCATTAATGATATTTTATGCCATCGGGGAAAAACAGTCAATGTATATCAAAATACTCCTGAAACCATTTTGATGTTATCCGAAACACCTTATAAATACCATATTGGTAAAAAGCAATTCATTCCCATCACCAAAGGAAAAGGCATCACTGATATTGTCGGTACATTGTTACCCATAAACAGCACAGGAGAGGATTGCTATCTGCACGATTTGGAACATATCTATAAAATCAACTCCAGCCTCAACGAACTGGAGCTTATATTTACCTGTCAAACAGACACCGTGTTCAATTCTGTCTCACTAGACGAGAACGGATTGCTATGGATAGGCAGTAACTATGGTTTAAGTTATTATAATCCGGTTACCAAGCAATACACCCTTGTCCCCAATACCCTGATTAATGAAATAAGCTCACTCATTTGTGACCGGCAAGGGCGTGTATGGATAGGAACGGAAGAAAAATTATTCGCATATCTGATTAAAGAAAAGAAATTCATCTTATTCGGTGAACCGGACGGAGTGGTACAAAACGAATATCTGGAGAAACCCCGGTTACTCTCTTCATCCGGAGATATCTATATGGGAGGTGTAAACGGCTTACTACATATCAACCGGCACTTACCTGACGAACCGGCACTTCTCCCCACTCTTCAACTGGCCGACATCCTAGTGGGCGGAGAACGTGTCTACGACCGGATATCAAATGACCACCAACTCAGTGTCAATGAAAAAAGCAAACCGATCATCATCAAAATCATCACCCGTAATAAGGATATTTTCCGCAAACCCATGTATAGATACACCATTACAGGACTGAACGGACAAAACATCTATTCTTATTTACCGGAAATAAACTTAAGCAGCCTGCCAACAGGCAGTTATCACATAAAAGCCGCCTGCAGTACCCGCAACGGTGACTGGACAGCAGACTATGATATTCTTACCCTGATAGTACTGCCTCCTTGGTATAAATCTGGCTGGTTCATCCTAAGTTGCACCCTTTTTATCTTCGTTAGCGTTATCCTCATTTTCATCCTGTTATTGCGTAACAAAGAAACCAAGTTAAAGTGGGCAATGAAAGAACATGAGCAGCAGGTATACGAAGAAAAAGTACGCTTTCTTATCAATATCAGCCATGAGTTCCGGACTCCACTGACCTTGATACATGCACCCTTGAAACAACTAATGGATAAACTTACCGCCGACAACGAAAATTATCCGTTGATCCAAAGCATCTGTAAACAATCTGAACGGATGAAGAACATTCTGAATACTGTTCTGAATGTTCGCAAGATGGAAGTAGGACAAAGCACACTCCATGTCCAGAGCATACAATTGGATGAATGGGCAGAGCAACTGATTTCCGATTTTAAACCAGAAGCCTCCGTCAGGGGCATCACGCTCGTCTATCAACCTGAACCGGAGATTCAGACCTTGTGCTTCGACAAAGAAAAATGTACCACTATCCTGACCAATCTATTAATTAACGCATTGAAATATACTCCCGATGAGAGTACAATCAGTATTTCAACCCGTTTGTCGGAAGACAAGACAAGAGTACGCATATCCATTTCCGACCAAGGTCCGGGACTGAAAGATGTGGATACCAACAATCTCTTTGTCCGCTTTTACCAAGGCAACAACAGTCGTCCCGGCACAGGAATCGGATTGTCCTATTCTAAAATACTGGTCGAACAACACGGAGGCAACATTGGAGCCTACGACAACAAGAATTTCGGAAGCCCGGGAGCCACTTTCTGGTTCGAACTTCCATTAAATACCGAACCGGGAAATATCACGCTGCACCCACAAGAATATCTGAATACACTTCTGGCACCCACGCAAGAAACAGAAAGTATTCCCAAACAACAGGAAGAAAATAAAACAGCCCCAAACCATACCTTATTAGTAGTAGATGACAACAAAGACCTGACCGATTATCTGGCAACAGCCCTGAAAGACCGGTTTAAAACAATATGGGTAGCCGCCGATGGAGAGGAAGCATTGCGTCTTTGCCGGAAAAAACGTCCTCATATAGTTGTAAGCGATATCCAAATGCCCCGTATGAACGGCTATGAGCTATGTAAACAAATAAAAGAAGATTTGGAAATAAGCCATATCCCGGTTATACTGCTCACTGCACGTAATGACGAAGAAAGCCAACTATATGGTTATAAAAACGGAGCAGACGCCTACGTCACAAAACCTTTTGAAGTAAGTATGCTATATGCGATTATCTGTAGCCAACTGCATAACCGGGAACGGATGCGTACCCGTTATACAGACATCGGCCCTCTGCCGCCACCCGAGGAAGGCACCTTCAGTTCTGCCGATGAAGAATTTTTAAATCGCCTGAACCAGATAATCACAGAACATCTGGATAACGAACAGTTGGGTATTCCATTCATTTGCGACAAAATAGGAATCAGCAGAGCTTCTTTATACAATAAGCTAAAAGCATTGACAGATATGGGAGCCAATGACTATATAACCCAAATACGTATGGAGAGAGCTATCTGGCTTATTCTCCATACAGAACTCAGCGTCAATGACATAGCAGATAAGACAGGATTCTCAACCGCCAGATATTTCAGTACTGTATTCAAACAGCATACAGGTTGCTCCCCTACTCAATACAGGGAGAAACCGCCTGTCAGCACTCAATAA
- a CDS encoding threonine/serine exporter ThrE family protein: MNETTNEQEVLLLRRKLDLLLRTGKLLMESAADTNRIERNMKRVAAYLGIPEEKLHIDIRWTMLMVNVSDEKHSFSKFQKCEKHGINMEAISKISKLSWRAIEQDYSLDKYEEELEKIARQERNYTPYVVAICTGFACGGFCKLFGGDWIAFLITAICTFVGFRTRARCIEFGINVYMSIAISAFLCTCLAYAFSFSGLSSTPYHPLLACTLYIVPGVPLINFVDDMIDNHLLVGITRAANTVMMVGGMAFGIAFALRLLVMNDVTIDQKFSELSMVPHDAYWVYAVAAAIAAMGFATIFNVQRRLLWVVAVGGIIAVCTRNFVNFELGYGPVIGSFMGSFVVSLIAVKAVHWFHVPNHVLTIPSVIPMVPGVLMYRSLLALINMRGVVGEVTLAFSNGINSALIIFCIALGVAVPNIFARRYIAKDRQRFLTQMLAERRARGKFIEW, from the coding sequence ATGAACGAGACAACAAATGAACAAGAGGTGCTGTTATTGCGCCGTAAACTAGACCTTTTATTACGTACCGGCAAGCTGCTGATGGAGAGCGCGGCAGACACTAACCGAATTGAAAGAAACATGAAGCGCGTGGCCGCTTATCTGGGTATTCCGGAAGAGAAACTGCATATTGATATCCGGTGGACGATGCTGATGGTCAATGTGAGTGACGAGAAGCACTCTTTTTCCAAGTTTCAGAAATGCGAGAAACATGGTATCAATATGGAAGCCATTTCAAAAATCAGTAAACTTTCGTGGCGTGCCATTGAGCAGGATTATTCATTGGATAAATACGAGGAAGAACTTGAGAAGATTGCTCGTCAGGAGCGTAATTATACCCCTTATGTCGTGGCAATCTGTACCGGGTTTGCTTGTGGAGGGTTCTGCAAGTTGTTTGGTGGTGACTGGATTGCTTTTCTGATTACGGCTATTTGTACTTTTGTGGGGTTCCGTACCCGTGCCCGTTGCATTGAGTTCGGTATCAATGTATATATGAGTATTGCGATCTCTGCATTTTTATGTACTTGTCTGGCTTATGCGTTTTCTTTTTCCGGTTTATCTTCCACTCCGTATCATCCGTTGCTGGCCTGTACTTTATATATAGTACCCGGTGTGCCGCTGATAAATTTTGTGGACGATATGATTGACAATCACTTGTTGGTAGGTATTACGCGTGCAGCCAACACGGTAATGATGGTAGGAGGCATGGCGTTTGGTATCGCTTTTGCCTTGAGGCTGCTGGTGATGAATGATGTGACTATCGACCAGAAGTTCAGTGAACTGAGTATGGTGCCGCACGATGCTTATTGGGTATATGCTGTTGCGGCTGCAATTGCGGCTATGGGATTCGCTACTATTTTTAATGTGCAGAGACGTTTGTTGTGGGTGGTGGCTGTAGGTGGAATTATTGCAGTATGCACCCGTAACTTTGTAAACTTTGAATTAGGATATGGTCCGGTGATCGGTTCGTTTATGGGAAGCTTTGTCGTGAGTTTGATAGCTGTCAAAGCCGTTCATTGGTTTCATGTCCCTAATCATGTGCTGACTATTCCTTCTGTCATTCCGATGGTACCTGGTGTCTTGATGTATCGTTCGTTGCTGGCGCTTATCAATATGCGTGGAGTGGTAGGGGAAGTGACACTTGCTTTTTCCAATGGTATTAACTCGGCGCTTATTATTTTCTGTATAGCTTTGGGGGTAGCTGTTCCTAATATTTTTGCCCGGCGTTACATTGCTAAGGACCGTCAGCGTTTCCTTACACAGATGTTGGCAGAACGCAGAGCTCGTGGTAAATTTATTGAGTGGTAG
- a CDS encoding D-alanine--D-alanine ligase translates to MKRTIAIVAGGDSSELVVSLRSAQGLYSFIDKERYNLYIVEMEGHRWEVVLPDGSKTPIDRNDFSFMENGEKKHFDFAYITIHGTPGENGILQGYFDLLGIPYSSCNVLVSAMTFNKFTCNQYLKGFGIRVAESLILRKGFEITDEEVINKIGLPCFIKPNAGGSSFGVTKVKTKEDIQPAIEKAFKESDEVMIEAFMRGTEITCGCYKTSDKEVVFPITEVVSANEFFDYGAKYNGESQEITPARLPEDIAERVRLLTSAIYDILGCSGLIRIDYIITEGEKVNLLEINTTPGMTATSFIPQQVRAAGLDIKDVMTDIIENKF, encoded by the coding sequence ATGAAACGTACTATTGCCATAGTAGCCGGAGGAGATTCCAGTGAACTTGTCGTTTCCCTGCGCAGTGCACAGGGACTTTACTCTTTCATTGACAAAGAGCGTTATAACCTATATATAGTAGAGATGGAAGGGCATCGGTGGGAAGTAGTCCTTCCGGACGGTTCCAAAACCCCGATAGACCGTAATGATTTCAGTTTCATGGAGAACGGCGAAAAGAAACATTTCGACTTCGCCTACATCACCATCCACGGAACTCCGGGGGAAAACGGTATCCTGCAAGGTTACTTCGACCTGTTAGGAATTCCCTACTCCAGTTGTAACGTACTGGTATCTGCCATGACTTTCAATAAATTCACCTGCAACCAATACCTGAAAGGCTTCGGTATCCGCGTAGCCGAATCACTGATCCTGCGTAAAGGGTTTGAAATTACAGACGAAGAAGTAATCAACAAAATTGGTCTGCCTTGTTTCATCAAACCCAACGCCGGCGGTTCCAGCTTCGGTGTCACCAAAGTAAAGACTAAGGAAGATATACAACCCGCCATCGAAAAAGCTTTCAAGGAAAGTGACGAAGTAATGATTGAAGCCTTTATGAGAGGAACGGAAATCACCTGCGGCTGTTACAAGACCTCGGACAAGGAAGTGGTATTCCCCATCACCGAGGTGGTGAGTGCCAACGAATTCTTTGACTATGGAGCCAAATACAATGGAGAATCACAGGAAATCACCCCTGCCCGCCTGCCCGAAGATATAGCCGAACGTGTACGTCTGCTCACTTCGGCCATTTATGACATTCTGGGGTGTTCCGGCCTTATCCGCATTGACTATATCATTACCGAAGGCGAAAAAGTAAACTTGCTCGAAATCAATACCACCCCGGGCATGACAGCTACCAGCTTCATTCCCCAACAGGTGCGTGCCGCAGGATTGGATATAAAAGATGTGATGACTGACATTATAGAAAATAAATTTTAG